The following proteins are co-located in the Halarcobacter sp. genome:
- a CDS encoding DegT/DnrJ/EryC1/StrS family aminotransferase yields MIPFLDLKKINAQYKEELINACTQVIDSGWYIQGNECNKFEEEFADYCGTKYAIGVANGLDALTLIIRAYKELSIMKDGDEIIVPSNTYIASILAITENNLTPILVEPDIYTYLIDPNKIEEKITSKTKAIMPVHLYGQTCEMEKINLIAKKYNLKIIEDSAQAHGSYFKEKKAGNLGDASGFSFYPGKNLGALGDGGAVTTNDKELARTIKAIGNYGSNEKYKNLYKGINSRLDEIQAAMLRIKLKYLDIEIKKRNQIADYYIENITNKNIILPKIRQKDNHVWHLFVIRTENRIKLQNYLSNYKIQTLIHYPLAPHKQEAYKEWTKEIYPISEKIHNQVLSLPISGVQTLEDTKKIVEVVNTYD; encoded by the coding sequence ATGATTCCATTCTTAGATTTAAAAAAGATAAATGCTCAATATAAAGAAGAATTAATTAATGCTTGTACTCAAGTAATAGATAGTGGTTGGTATATCCAAGGCAACGAATGTAATAAATTCGAGGAAGAGTTTGCAGACTATTGTGGCACTAAATATGCAATTGGTGTAGCAAATGGATTGGATGCTTTAACACTAATAATAAGAGCATATAAGGAATTATCTATCATGAAAGACGGTGATGAGATTATTGTTCCTTCTAATACTTATATTGCATCAATACTAGCAATAACTGAAAACAATTTAACCCCTATATTAGTTGAACCTGATATATATACATATTTGATAGATCCTAATAAAATCGAAGAAAAAATAACTTCAAAAACAAAGGCTATAATGCCTGTTCATCTTTATGGTCAAACTTGTGAAATGGAAAAAATAAATCTTATTGCAAAAAAATATAATCTTAAAATTATAGAAGATTCAGCACAAGCACATGGTTCTTATTTTAAAGAAAAAAAAGCAGGTAATTTAGGAGATGCTAGTGGATTTAGTTTTTATCCAGGTAAGAATTTAGGAGCTTTAGGTGATGGAGGAGCTGTCACAACAAATGATAAAGAATTAGCTAGAACTATAAAAGCTATAGGAAATTATGGAAGTAATGAAAAATATAAAAATTTATATAAAGGAATAAATAGTAGACTTGATGAAATTCAAGCGGCTATGTTAAGAATTAAATTAAAATACCTAGATATAGAAATAAAAAAAAGAAATCAAATTGCTGATTATTATATAGAGAATATAACAAATAAAAATATAATTTTACCAAAAATAAGACAAAAAGATAATCATGTTTGGCATTTATTTGTAATAAGAACAGAAAATAGAATAAAGTTGCAAAACTATTTATCAAATTATAAAATTCAAACACTCATACACTATCCACTTGCTCCACATAAACAAGAAGCATATAAAGAATGGACAAAAGAAATTTATCCTATAAGTGAAAAAATCCATAATCAAGTATTAAGCTTACCTATCAGTGGAGTACAAACACTTGAAGATACAAAAAAAATTGTAGAAGTAGTTAATACATATGATTAA